Part of the Musa acuminata AAA Group cultivar baxijiao chromosome BXJ2-7, Cavendish_Baxijiao_AAA, whole genome shotgun sequence genome is shown below.
AGGGTAACCACCGAAGCCGCATGAAATGGCGAAGCCGTGGATCGCCTTTCCTTTCTGCAACGCCGCACTACAGACATAAGGACAGACAGATAAAGCCACCGCAACTGCTTCTGCAGTGGATTTAACACCCCGAGTCCTCATCTCATCGAACATGGCCAAGACCTCACCATGCTGCTGGCACCGAGCATGCGCCGACAACAACGCCGTCCATGTCACTGGGTTCGGCTCGAGCCCTGTGGATTCCATCTGCCGGAAAGCATCACGAGCAGCTTCGCAGTCGCAATTGAGCGAGTACCCAGAGATCAAATTATTCCAAGAAAAGGCATTTCTCGATGGCATTGCGTCGAACACCTTTCTGACGGCGTCCATCTGGCCCAGGTTGCCATACATTAAGATCAGCTCGTTTGCTACATGGAGGTGAGACTGAAATCCCATGCAAGCAGCATGGCTGTGAATGGAGAAGCAAAGCCTGGGGTTGCGGACAGCCGAGCAGGCCCTTATCGCGAGGGGGAAGGTGAAGCCGTCGGGAAGTGCGCCGAGGGCTCTCATCCGAAGGTAGAGGGAGAGGGCGTCTCCGGGACGGCCGTCGGCGAGTGTGGCGCGAAGGATGGAGTTCCAGAGGAGGGAAGAGCGGTGGTGATCGGAGGAAGCGTCGAATACGGAGAGGGCCTCAGCGAGGAGACCAAAGCGGCTATAGACGGAGACGAGGCGGGCGGATAGGAATGGGGAGAGTTGGTGGTGGCGGCCGGAAGAGAGGAGTTGGGCGTGGATTTGTTTGGCTTGAAGAGGATTGGAGCATCGTCGAAAGAGGGCATCGAAGGACGACGAGGAGGAAGGGTCGCCGCCAGAGGAACAGGAGAGAAGGAAGACATGCGACCGCAGCGGGGTGATCGGACGGAGGTGGTGCGGGAAGCAGCTTCCAAGTCTAGACAGCATATGGGAGACGGGCGAGACATGGGTTGGCGTGTATGACACAAGATTTTATTTTCACTACCAAAGTTAATGCACAACTCTGCTTTATGTGGGTGGGAACGAAACGATACAACAGAGCCCACACAACGTGTGTCCTGCTCTTCTGATTTCCCCGTCTACCGGTAGTACATCGCCACTACTATAGACCAATTGAAATGAAAATTTAGCACACAAGCTGAAGCAGAAGATGGAAGTCGAAGATACTGTAGTTGCCGGCAGAGACAGCCACGAGAAACGCAGGAAGACATCAAGTATAACCTCGCTTGTAGCGGCGGAAGAGGTCCTCGGTCTGGGCATTCTTGAAGGCGCAGCAGCCGATGATGTAGATCCAGATGAGGACGACGGCGGCAATGATGAGCGCGACGTTGGCCTTGCGCCACTCATTGCGCAGGTTGCCCAGCAGCCCCGCCTTGCAGGAGTTGCAGTTGTAGCAGAGCTGGCTCTGGTCGTTGCTCCAGAGGGCGCAGTCCACGTCCGCCATGGGGTTACTCGGGTTGATCCACAGTGTCGGGTTCACGTACCCATAGCCACATACCGTCGGTGGTTTGCAGCATCCTGACTGCGCTTAAAAATTTGGATCCCAAACGTGTAAGAAGTAGGCATAAAGAACTGTAGAATGATCTTAACGTGGAGTAGTGGCACATCACGATAGTGATGGCAAAGACCTCAGTAGAATGCTTGATGTCGAAATGTTAGGTGACAGGCGATTGAAATCGTTCTGGCATTCTTGCAAGCATCTTTAATTCATAAATGCAACCGACATACATGCTTGTGCAAGTCTAATCGTCCGATTCCGACTCCAACTATCCAACTCGAAGTGAGACTGAAAGAGCAATTCAGAGCCCAATCTATATACATATGTGTTGGTCGGAAAATAATAATGCTCGGTGATAATAATTCAGTCTCTAGAAAGCCAACCCATGTGCAAGCTAACGAGCTAGCACTGGCCAAACACAAGAAACAAAAGTGTTCAGTTTGGTGAATCTACTGACAAGAAGAAGACTAGTGCCTTGAGTAGTGTGGAAAGGGATAAATATGAAGGGAGTAGTACTGGCCTGGAGAGGCGAGAGATCCGTCTGGAAGAACTGATCGGCGGTGAGGTAGGGCTGATCTCGGCCGAGCTTCTGGCAGACGTCGGAGGAGCTCAGGCAGGCGCGAATCTGAATCCAGTGGTCGGTGATGTAGTGGCGGAGCCAGGCGGAGAAGCCGGCGAGGCGGTACTCGTGGTAGGCGCGACCAGGGACGGGATAGGAGCCGTCGGGGCGGGTGACGGCGAATGCGAAGacgaggaagatgaggaggaggacgATGAGGGCGGCCATACAGAAGAGGTAGGCAGCTAGCAAGCCCTGCTTGTCCCAGTAGGCGCCCACGAAGCCGGCGAGGGAAACGAGGAGGAGGAGCACGCCGAGGATGATGACGGGCCACCGGGCGAGGCGGACGCACTCGTTGTCCTGCTTGGAGGCGAGCCAGATGCCGGCGCCGATCACGGGCACGGAGCACAGCAGGCCCACGAAGTTGAGCACGGCCGTGATGTTGTTGCTCACGCCCATGGCAAGAAGATGAGATGGGTGGAGAGGAGGAGGCGGGGGAGAATTGGGGATTCCCTTGGCAGTAGCGTCACCGTGGGAGGTGACTTTTTTAGCATTCCAGTATGCTTTTCACACACAGTTGCTTTATGCCTACAAGATGGGGAATCGAGATAAAAGGTAAGGGTTGGAGCGCTGGGTTTTAGTTTATTAAACAGTATCGATGCTCATGAAAATATAGCATGGACTGACAAAAATGGATCTACATCGATTTGATTTGATTGAGAATGGAAAAACAGTAACAAGTGACCATCTTTTATTATCGATGAGCTGAAAACATCAATATTCTAAATGTTAAAATAAACAATCATCGGGCCATGTAAATCTCGATGGCAGGCAACATCATAGCATTCTTTTTCTGAAGAAAATCGAGTAGAACAACCACCTAAAAGTTGATTGTAGCTACAAATGTATTTCAAACTAAATCTCATCGTTTTTATTCTTTTAGGAAGTCAGCTCCAACCTCCTGGTGATCATCATCATGGCCATCTGGGTCCCCTCCTCCACCTATCTATCACCTCCAGCTGCAGCAAGAGTGTAAAATGAAGTTTAAAAACAATCCCAAAGCCTCTGAACTTAATTTCAAATGTTCTTGAGTGGAACATATTTACCACGAAAGTACTGAGAGCACACAGGGCATTCATGTGGCTTGTCCTTCTCGAGCCAAAACGATACTACATCATGCTCATCTTCTGCAAAAGCAATAACAGAAACTTATGAATAGACATGAACATCATGTTCTTTCACAGAAGCCAGACTAATCAAGCAGACTTATTGTTAATTCATCCTAGGAAAGAGGAGTCGAGGATCAGACAGCAGGAAAAGTAAAAAGGGTAACAGTGGGTAGTAGTTAATCTTGCTCCTAACAAGTTGCCACCTTCACCACCAGGAcagccaattattctcttgttatCGTAGGACTAATTAACAGCAGGTGCTTCCTACAAATAGACAAAAAAGAAATTTATGATGTGATAAGACAAGCAGACTATAATAATTAGTGTACTAGATGTTGTTGCATGATGAGCCCATGACTTATATGATCTGATGAAGGCCAATGTAGTGGCTGCTAGCGAATCGTCGAGTTGTGACAGTTGTCCAATCTCTGGCTCAGGAGTGAAACATCACTCCGTCAGCTATCGAATATAATTCCTCTCCATCTGTTGTTGTTGGAAGAGTGCATGCCATTGATGATGTATATATCTAATAATACATGACTATATGACTCTGATGAAATTATTTGGTACTATTACATGATAT
Proteins encoded:
- the LOC135617146 gene encoding tetraspanin-2-like — protein: MGVSNNITAVLNFVGLLCSVPVIGAGIWLASKQDNECVRLARWPVIILGVLLLLVSLAGFVGAYWDKQGLLAAYLFCMAALIVLLLIFLVFAFAVTRPDGSYPVPGRAYHEYRLAGFSAWLRHYITDHWIQIRACLSSSDVCQKLGRDQPYLTADQFFQTDLSPLQSGCCKPPTVCGYGYVNPTLWINPSNPMADVDCALWSNDQSQLCYNCNSCKAGLLGNLRNEWRKANVALIIAAVVLIWIYIIGCCAFKNAQTEDLFRRYKRGYT